TGAAGCCCCGCCCTGCAGAACCTCCTCAGCACCACCCGCTCGCAGGTACGCCGTGTTTCTCCGCTTCCTGCCGGCGTTTTGTAGAAACGAGAACAACGTTGAGAATTCTCTCTGCAACGTTTCAGATTTCTCCCAGAAGTCGTTCAAACGGCGGCGTTCGCTCGTGGGTTGGGCCTTCTGGAGAGGATCGGCGTCTCACCTGAACGAGCCGCCGCCGGCCGGAGACGCTCCGGGCCGCCTGTTCGGCCGGCCGCTCAGCTCCATCTGCGTGGACGGCGCTCTGCCCAAGCCGATTATGGTGAGCGGagaccaacacacacacacagtggaaaACTCATAAGTCCAGCACTGAAGAATGTTTAGACATCCAACCTTTAAGTTTAGATAACTTTATTCATTAATAGGACCAAAGTTGTTTTACACATTCGTCATATTAAGTATTGGGTAATTGGaggcttttttcctctttaattcacccaaaatgaatatatttagtgaaacatttctttgtattttgttataaaatatacaattcATCTTGTAAAGTCacgttttgctttatttctcacAACGAACATTGGCAGACGTCTCTTCTCATATTCATTCAGGTGCTGgtcataaaattagaataacATGGAAAGGTGGATTTCTATCAGTAATTCCAATTAATCATTAcacatatttcaaatatttattcctTGTAAGGTTGATTAGAATCGACAACTAATGAAAACCCCAAATATAGCCTGCAGAACCAGACTGAGTCCACTTaaaggtgtttgctaattaatTAGGTAATTAGCTTAttaaatttctaaaatgtatatttttgttcaacttcttagtgaatatttttatttaatttgaaatatttgatgttgcaaatcagatttttgtgaaCAATAATCAAAGTTCTGGCTGTTTTTCCCCATCAGGACATGCTGGTGTTCTTGTACCATGAGGGCTGCTGGACCCGTGGAATATTCCGCAGGTCGGCCGGGGCGCGGGCCGTCAGAGAGCTCCGGGAATCTCTGGATGGCGGAGACTCTGAGCTTCCTCTCACCAAGGAGCACGTCTTCATCATCGCTGGAGTCTTTAAGGTACAGAAATACTCACAACTCCTTCACTTATAGCAGAAAACCTGAATTTTTCAGATAGAAATTATAGGAGGTAGTTTTGTGTTGTATCTCAACTGTTGGCTAGCTGTAGCACCGCGCTTTGTGTTTGATTCAAGGGAAATAAATggttgtttacatgcagtaccttgcagaccactagggggcaccTGTGGACCAAAGTTAGAGAAATACTGATTAGATGTGTGCATCAGAGTCTATACTAGTTGTAATTTCTGAgtaatactttgtttttcaggattTCCTGCGCAGAATCCCAGGCAGCTTATTGGGCTGTGAAGTCTATGAGGAATGGATGGATGTgttggaggaagaggatgatgagGAAGAACAGGTCCTAGACATAAAGAGGTAACTGCTCCTCTATGTTTGAACTGAGACTCAAACTCAGAGTGTGACAGTTTTCGCTGTTCTCTGCAGGATGATTGGTCGGCTGGCTAAGGAGAACGCGCTGCTGCTGCGCCACCTGCTGGCCGTGCTGCATGCCGTCCAGGTCAAAGCTCAGGAGAACCAGATGACGTCCTTCAATCTGTCGGTGTGCATCGCCCCCAGTTTGCTGTGGCCTCCAGGAGCGCCTTGCAGTCCGGAGGTGGAGGGACGAGGAGCTAAAAAGGTGAGATCTGGACTAACAATGCAGCTAGTTTGGCTTGTGAGTCTGGAGAAACTTTGGGTTTTCACTAGCAGAGCATTTAAAGCTTATAAACCACAGCGGGCTTTAAAGAGGCTGAAAGGTTTAAATTTAGAAGtttgatttttcaaatgtaggttaattttcttaaaaatgacagaaatgccTTTTACTCTTTGTTGgattcaaagtttttattttctctcctcGTGTGTTGCAGGTGTGTGAGCTGATCAGGTTCATGATTGATCACTGTGAGCAGATCCTGGGGGAGGAGCCGTCCATCTTGTTTGGGGGGTTGCCAAGGAGACGCAGCAGAGAGGAGGGCAGTTtaggtaaaaacattttaaattaacagTAAAGAGTTAAGTATCTAACTGTGGATATCTAGAGGTAGATATCTACAGTTGGATATCTAGAGTTAAGTATCTAAGTTGATACTTAACTCTAGACATCTACCTGTAGATATCTAGAGGTAGATATCTACAGGTAGATGTCTAGAGTTAAGTATCCAACTTGATACTTAACTCTAGACATCCAACTGTAGATATCTACCTCTAGATATCTACAGTTGGATATCTACAGTTAGATGTCTAGAGTTAAGTATCAAGTTGGATACATAACTGTGGATATCTACAGTTAGATGTCTAGAGGTAGATATCTACAGTTATGTATCTAACTTGATACTTAACTCTAGACATCCAACTGTAGATATCTACCTCTAGATATCTACAGTTGGATATCTAGAGTTAAGTATCCAACTTGATATCTACCTCTAGATATCTACAGTTGGATGTCTAGAGTTAAGTATCTAAGTTGATACTTAACTCTAGACATCTACCTGTAGATATCTAGAGGTAGATATCTACAGTTGGATGTCTAGAGTTAAGTATCCAACTTGATACTTAACTCTAGACATTTAACGGTAGATATCCAACTGTAGATATCTACAGTTGGATATCTAGAGTTAAGTATCCAACTTGATACTTAACTCTAGATATCCAACTGTGGATATCTACAGTTAAGTATCTAACTTGATACTTAACTCTAGACATCTAACTGTAGATATCCACAGTTGGATATCTAGAGTTAAGTATCAAGTTAGATACATAACTCTAGATATCCAACTGTAGATATCTACCTCTAGATATCTACAGGTAGATGTCTAGAGTTATGTATCAAGTTGGATATCTAGAGTTAAGTATCCAACTTGATATCTACCTCTAGATATCTACAGTTGGATGTCTAGAGTTAAGTATCAAGTTGGATACTAAACTCTAGATATCCAACTGTAGATATCTACCTCTAGATATCCAACTGTAGATATCTAGAGGTAGATATCTACAGTTGGATATCTAGAGTTAAGTATCTAACTTGATACTTAACTCTAGACATCTAACTGTAGATATCTAGAGGTAGATATCAAGTTAGATACATAACTCTAGACATCCAACTGTAGATATCTAGAGGTAGATATCAAGTTGGATACTTAACTCTAGACATCTACCTGTAGATATCTAGAGGTAGATATCTACAGTTGGATGTCTAGAGTTAAGTATCTAACTTGATACTTAACTCTAGATATCCAACTGTGGATATCTACAGTTAGATGTCTAGAGTTAAGTATCTAACTTGATACTTAACTCTAGACATCTACAGGTAGATATCTAGAGGTAGATATCTACAGTTGGATGTCTACAGTTAAGTATCTAACTTGATACTTAACTCTAGACATCTAACTGTAGATATCTACCTCTAGATATCTACAGGTAGATGTCTAGAGTTAAGTATCAAGTTGGATATCTAACTGTAAATATCTACAGTTAGATGTCTAGAGTTAAGTATCAAGTTAGATACTTAACTCTAGACATCCAACTGTAGATATCTACCTCTAGATATCTACAGGTAGATGTCTAGAGTTAAGTATCAAGTTGGATACTTAACTCTAGACATCTAACTGTAGATATCTACAGTTAGATATCCAACTTGATACTTAACTCTAGACATCCAACTGTAGATATCTACAGTTGGATATCTAGAGTTAAGTATCTAAGTTGATACTTAACTCTAGACATCTAACTGTAGATATCTAGAGGTAGATATCAAGTTGGATACTTAACTCTAGACATCTACCTGTAGATATCTAGAGGTAGATATCTACAGTTGGATATCTAGAGTTATGTATCTAACTTGATACTTAACTCTAGATATCCAACTGTGGATATCTACAGTTGGATGTCTAGAGTTAAGTATCCAACTTGATACTTAACTCTAGACATCTAACGGTAGATATCCAACTGTAGATGTCTACAGTTGGATATCTAGAGTTAAGTATCCAACTTGATACTTAACTCTAGATATCCAACTGTGGATATCTACAGTTAAGTATCTAACTTGATACTTAACTCTAGACATCTAACTGTAGATATCCACAGTTGGATATCTAGAGTTAAGTATCAAGTTAGATACATAACTCTAGATATCCAACTGTAGATATCTACCTCTAGATATCTACAGGTAGATGTCTAGAGTTATGTATCAAGTTGGATATCTAGAGTTAAGTATCCAACTTGATATCTACCACTAGATATCTACAGTTGGATGTCTAGAGTTAAGTATCAAGTTGGATACTAAACTCTAGATATCCAACTGTAGATATCTACCTCTAGATATCCACAGTTAGGTATCTAACTGTAGAGTCAGATACTTAACTAGATATCTAGAGTTTTGACATCTAACCTTCTTGTTGTTGCAGAGTCCTGGGTTTACCCTCTGACCGATTCGTCCTACGACAGTCTGGAGAACGAGTTGGACGACAGCAGCGGCGGCTCTCCTGGTTTCTGCAGACGGCCTCTTCGACCAAGCAGCCTGGACTCCATCTTGACGTTCAGCGACTACGACCAGGACCCAGAAGCCCTGACTGCTGAGACGTCGCCCCCCCTGGAAGCTCAGCATTCCCAAAGGCGGCGCTGCTCAGAGCCCGCTATAGCGTATGCTGCCAGGTTCTGTCCCTACATATCTGCtggtgaggaggaagaggaggagctgggTGAAGGTTCAAGCAGTGGTGGCGACATGACGGGTGTAGTCAGTTTGTTCACTCTGTCATCCCTGGATCCCAACTCAAACCTGGCCAAACCAACTCATCCACAGACTGTGTCTTCTAAAGAGGCTCTCCACAAGGGGGCGCTGAAAGGCCGCATGGGCCTCCACCCCAACTCCTGGCTGAAGAAGGACAGGAGGCTTTCGCTGACTCAGCAAGAGAGTTTGGAGGAGGAGAGGCGGGCGGTGAGGAGAAACTGAGCATTAGTGTCTTCAGCCTCCTTTCCAACAACACACCTGAACCTCATGATGTGTTTCAGGTGGAGTTACAGATATTTGAGCATCACAAGAGTGTTGTAAATATGTGGGATGGCTGTGAGGTTTCTCCAGCCATCCCACATATTTACAACACTCTTGTGATGCTCAAATATCCGTCACCCTCTCTAAGGTTGGCACGCCACCTGAAACTCATCATGAGATTCACCTGTGTTGATTCAAAGGAAACAAGCCTGACAACTAGCTAAAAACTGCCCTAATAAATTCAGTCTGCATTTACTAAACTTGACTGTTTGATTTACTACttagaaagcagaaaaacacaagagaacATGCCAGATGTTCCTTAAGCATAATCAGAAAATACTACAAAAACATGCCTACTTGTCTAAACTCATATCTAAAGTTTTACACGACTGactcaaaacataaacatgGAGAAAAGCAGATTAAATTTACAATCTCTgatgctgcactgcaaaaacacaaaatcctaataaaggattttgtgttttactttcaaatgtcacatttcttACTACACAAACAACTGGTTCCACAGATAACTACTGAAGTTTCCTCCAATTCAAACATGAATTATCTGACAACAATGCCACCAACTGAGCcactctgttgtttttaattcagttttctcTTAAGAGTTTTAACAAATTGGAAATACAAACTACATCAGAAACACTTTTAATTTGTGTCAACCCTCTTACTAATCAAAAGCTACTCAACTCaccaaagaaaatacaaactctTTACTGAAAACCACCACCAAGCCACCAAACGCTACACAAAGCTACATTTAGCTAACAACTATAAACCCTACAAAtggcatgttctcttgtcttaCCTGCTTTGAAGAATGACTAAGAGAAACTGACCTCTGTCTCATTTTTACACCTgaggaagacaaaaaacatGAGATTACTATTTCAGTCGAATAATTActctatgaaaaataaaagatacttttatttgaaacacCTTGAAAGCTTGTGAATGACTAACCTACATCTGCCTACAGGGTGGAGCCACTAAACCAACCTGCAACAGCCAAGCTAAACCCAAATCGTCCCGCCGAGGCTCAAAGGACACAGGAGACAAAGGGAACATCCAAAACCCGCCGCAGGACTCGCCCTCCAGCCCGTCCCTGCTCCACCGGACCACAGGCGGCCTTCGCTTTCCCAAACCCGCCAGGCCGCCAGAATCTTCCCTGACGATTCAGATGGGCAACATGCTCAGCAACCCTGGAGGCAACGTCAACGTGAAGAGGAGCGAAGCGCCGTTCTTCTACAAGCCCGGGAGACCGGCTCTATCCCTGTTCAGACAACCCAAAACTCCAACGGCGGAGGACTGCAGCAGCCGGCTGACTCGGCGCCGAGGCTCAGAACCAGAGCAGCGGATCGCCGATCAGGCCTCCGCCTTGTCCCGCACCAGGCTGCCCAGCGACCCGGGTCTGAAGTCGTCCCATGCAGATCAGCACGCCCGTTTCTGCCTCTCGCCCTGCACCACCAAGGCAGTGAGGGACTACTTCACCTCCCACCCGCTCAGCAATCCCCAGAGCAGCCAGGAGGTGGCGCTGGCCCTGGCGGAGGGCCAACAGGAGTGGCTGAAGAGATGCAGCGACGCCACGGCGGAGCCCGATCTGGAGCAGCTTCTGTTTGCTGAAGAGTCTTACGTTTGAAATTCAATAACAGCATCTATCGtatattattcatttaaataatcaaaataccTTTTTAGAATTAGTCAAATCGTCTTGTGCTACAAGTTTCAGTTCTTAGTTTCGGTTGCTTAGTGCCTTTGAGTTAAAGATTGTGATATCAGTGGGTAGTTTTCCATCTCTGTAGATGTCGCCAACTTTAAAAATACCTGCTGTTGCCTTCCTTTATCAATAACTAAACTTATAATTGGATTGAAAAGTAGTTTTACACATTGGACTGATAATTCTAGCAGCAAGGTTTCATTTTTTGCCCAATAACAATAAACTAGAAATACTTTAGTCGTTCTcgcatttaaaaacttttacacTGAGtggttttaaagttaaaaatgtagcGTTGAATATTTCTACATGAGGGCAACATTATGAAATACTTTTGCTGTGGATACATGTCCAGTTCTTGACggccatttttctttacatgctCTGTGTTGCCaatgttgcagttttaaaactAAGTAGAGTTAAAACGTTAAATTATCTAAGCTAAAAGGAAAACTCTGATTCAGAAACTGCTTGTTagaaaggtgattttttttatttcagtttttatacaTGGTGTGTTCTAGTCCTGTACAGTCTGATAAAATAGATCTATTTAGGACTAATTTAATATTAAGgcgatacattttttttattattttttttacaatattttatgttgactttattttctcctgcagaTGTGACAAAGTTTGGTTGGAGGAGCATTTCTTGGTGATTATAAGACATCCAACTAAGCTAGACAGCAGTTTATAACTCATAAATACAGTTGATTTTATACTAGAGACAAGTTTCTGTAAATTCTCTGGTTACAGTTCGCATTTTACTCTAGAAAAAcggttttataaaaaaaactggacgACGGTTCTGCGGCAGTCCGTGACGAGGCTGATTTCCACCCACCGTTGTGCGCTCGCGTCGCGTCCCGGTCTAAGCGGAGCCGTCTTTGGTTTGCCGGATGTCTGCGACGCTCTCTGGGACTCTGGCCACCATGCCCTCCAGAGACTTGGTCAGGCAGATCTGGCAACCCAGACGAGATCTGCAGCAGAGCAATAAATACACAATATTCAACGTCAGCTGGTAGAACAGCAGTTTCCACATTTCACCAAACAACAACTAGCTTTGGAGCAGGATTTACACCcagttcctgtttttttgtccaaaatttctcattttcttacaatgaaaaatgtgaagtaCAAGATAAAGTGTTTGTCTTCTTATAACCAACCTTTAACAAAAggtaaaattatgtttatttagaaaCTTTTACTGAAATGATTCACCTTATTAAACTTGACTGAATATAAGAAACAGTTTGAACGAATCTGGTTATTACTGAAAAGAATAAACCCAAGAAAAAATTAGATGCTTTTCTCTTAAAACAGCAAACGTGCAAAATCTGCAACAACGTATTAAAGCCAGTgtacaaaaaattataaaatatagaaaatttcagccaaaaaaacagaaaagatttctGAAAAAACACTTCTACATTTCTTAGTTTCACACATTGACAATTTTCACCTGTTGCAACTCATAAACTTACTAAACTAAAAAATTTGACACTTTTTCCTGCATTTGTGAATTCAACTCTACGCATGagttttttttggcagaaatttaaaaccttttaatcaaatttaactactttatttgcttgatttactAAACTCCATTTCAAATCCTCACTTTTCTATTTCTATGGAGTAAATTATTCTATAATAACTGCATATTTAATAGAGAAACAtctgtaaaataaaccaaaaacaaccataaTAAACGCCATTTAAATTTATGCTTACATCACCAAATATTGAACtcttgagttaaaacattaggtttgttgtttctaaatgaatataaacttgtttgaggtctgaaagcactgcatcttttttattatttttctgaaataaatacaaaattttgctttgaatttcagacatgttgtcagtagctcttagaataaaagaacaatgttcattttattcaatcatatagagaaactgatcattttaagtggtttcttaatttttttcctgagCTGAAGGTGAATTTAATCCACTATTTTATTCACATCAGAAATATAATTGATTCTTgtgctaaaatgtgttttgtaatgtgatgaaataaaacattcccGTTACGTCTCGTGTGCTTCCTTACGTCTCGGTCAGGCCGTAAGCCAAGTCCAACATGTCCATCTCCTCGTCTGTGACCGGCCCCAGCTTCTTGTACATCTCTTCGTCGAAGATCAGGTGACACGTGGAGCAGGCCAGGGTTCCCTCGCAGGCTCCTGAAACCCAGACACCAGCTCCTTCATCCCGCCGTCTGCTCGCCGTGACATCATCAATATTCATCGGTGGTGTTTTCATACCAAACCCGTCAAAGTCCAGGTCTTCGTTGATGACGACGTCCAGCAGAGAGTCGCCAGGCGAGGCCTTCGCTGTGATCTTCTCCCCGTCCCGGTTGATGAAGTGGACCGTCACCTTGCTGTCTGACCtgagacacaaaataaaatttcacataattatatAAACACATcatgtaaagtgttttttttttatttattttacttaaatgttttcaacaatTTCCTACATTAACACAATGCATGCTAGCTGGAGCCAAACAGTAAAGTATCAGGTTCTGTTGAAGGTTAATTGATAAActcaagacaaaaataagagggaaaaatgttcaaataaaaaccaTGGAAAACCCTCTTTAatctacatttctgtttgtgtgtgtataccAACATAAATACTAAGTTGACAGCTGACaattatcttttcttttaaaattaaaatcagggAAATAATTTCCACATTCTTTAGATTTGttacacaatattagaaatacaataaaatatgtaaaaacaattattcaattcctttttagttagaaaatttacattttattccctAAAATGTGATAATCCTGTCATGTAGCAAAGAATGCTGTCAActaatctgtttaatttttatttcacatattttgaaccaggtgaagctaaaactgccacttgttTACATATATAAAGATTCTCcatcttaaaagcaaaatatgtatatttattcgTACCGTTTAGATTTAATTACtactctgttgttttttcatcaaGTTACCGCTTTTAGCATCTGTATACTTTAGTTAATAATTTGTCAATTACAAACTAATTGACAATTAGTTCAATAACAAATTAATCGGCTCTAAAACTTcatcaaatcaaacaaatccTTTAAAACACATTCTTAGACAAAGCATTTCTTCTGcaaccagcagagggcagcaagCAAATTACACAAATATCCTTGAACCTTTTTGGACGAAGCTACGAGgtgaagaaaaagtaaaaggacTGAACCCAACCAAGGAAAACAGATCACTGCAGAGAGGAGCGCTTCTGAGAAACAAGTCTCAATTAGTAtaactgcattaaaataattaagcaGGATCTGAACGACTGAGGTGTGAACAGAAGGACCGACAGCTCAGAAACAGGCAGGAGACTCTCCATACACTTTCTCAGGTTTGTTTCTTTCACATTTGAATGCTGAGAAATTTACATTCCCTCCTCAGCAGCATGAACGTCCTCAATTTGg
The genomic region above belongs to Xiphophorus maculatus strain JP 163 A chromosome 24, X_maculatus-5.0-male, whole genome shotgun sequence and contains:
- the LOC102233530 gene encoding rho GTPase-activating protein 20-like, which produces MDDMSPQQQQQQDGLSRAGQQDNKRRTKFQDYRRQSAPSLVITKALTRSKTLSRESVSFPTCPETCPLVRSFLTGSERFFLLYGHAQLKTGMQTQDRHLFLFSDVLVIAKAKSANNFKQKVQVRVCETWTAGCTDEVCEGSTNPERSFVMGWPTWNCVALFSSAEQKERWLSLLKSRIKEEKEKEEPKTIPLRVYGKGLNTFAVTKTLPVSNWDSANEVIRLALQQFGIIGNVKDFQLWVVSKRDNTPYPLIGHEFPFSIQMSHVKSSAVQGGGGRDAAAPPADRQMAMQVEQMQVYKQCQFILKPRPAEPPQHHPLADFSQKSFKRRRSLVGWAFWRGSASHLNEPPPAGDAPGRLFGRPLSSICVDGALPKPIMDMLVFLYHEGCWTRGIFRRSAGARAVRELRESLDGGDSELPLTKEHVFIIAGVFKDFLRRIPGSLLGCEVYEEWMDVLEEEDDEEEQVLDIKRMIGRLAKENALLLRHLLAVLHAVQVKAQENQMTSFNLSVCIAPSLLWPPGAPCSPEVEGRGAKKVCELIRFMIDHCEQILGEEPSILFGGLPRRRSREEGSLESWVYPLTDSSYDSLENELDDSSGGSPGFCRRPLRPSSLDSILTFSDYDQDPEALTAETSPPLEAQHSQRRRCSEPAIAYAARFCPYISAGEEEEEELGEGSSSGGDMTGVVSLFTLSSLDPNSNLAKPTHPQTVSSKEALHKGALKGRMGLHPNSWLKKDRRLSLTQQESLEEERRAGGATKPTCNSQAKPKSSRRGSKDTGDKGNIQNPPQDSPSSPSLLHRTTGGLRFPKPARPPESSLTIQMGNMLSNPGGNVNVKRSEAPFFYKPGRPALSLFRQPKTPTAEDCSSRLTRRRGSEPEQRIADQASALSRTRLPSDPGLKSSHADQHARFCLSPCTTKAVRDYFTSHPLSNPQSSQEVALALAEGQQEWLKRCSDATAEPDLEQLLFAEESYV
- the fdx1 gene encoding adrenodoxin, mitochondrial, which encodes MALVAAARRLAQASLREYSRRNTAVWRGAWQPAERSFTTGTQPLRSDSKVTVHFINRDGEKITAKASPGDSLLDVVINEDLDFDGFGACEGTLACSTCHLIFDEEMYKKLGPVTDEEMDMLDLAYGLTETSRLGCQICLTKSLEGMVARVPESVADIRQTKDGSA